The Triticum urartu cultivar G1812 chromosome 6, Tu2.1, whole genome shotgun sequence genome includes the window gacgaaattcatgcaaacatgGCGGATTTTCATATAAACCATACAAAATTTAttacattttaaacattttttatTAAAAAAAGTGACCGGACCTGAAGCTATCCTATGGCGGCGCCCGTCGTTCACTTCCTTTGTATTCGGCATTGGCAACCACGTCCTCCATCTACCGTGTCCATGAATGGCGGCGGGGTTCAGGACCCGTGAAGTGGAGGTGTAGTCTCCGGCGAGAAAAAGTAAAACATGGGAGATAGACCGGCCCACTAGGGACACAATGCCCTACCGCCTCACATGCCCTAGTCATCCTCGAAGGAGTCCGCGACCTATCCGTCGATGCCAGTAGATGTGAGGTTGATGATGGACGTGGACGGTCCATCACTGTCCACCTACCACATGCGCCCCAAAAGTTGGACGACGGCGTGTAAGACGCGTAGCTGGCAGCGTTTTCATCCTCGACCGCCTACGCTGCCAGCGCTTGTGCGGCTGCGTCCGCGTCCAACTGCGCCATCACTGAGTTGTGAGCGACGCGTTGAGCACGCGCGGCCTCGTAGAGCGTCTGCTACTCCACAACGAAGTTCGGGTTCATCGCAGAGATGGTGACCACGACCTCCTCGCTTGCGCGCTCACCGTAGTTTTGACCCTTCACCAACCGGTGCTGTCGAAGAGCAGCAGGTTGTACCTTAGCTCCTTCTAAGCCTGCCGGAATGCCGACATAGGAGCCGCGCAGGCTGCTCCTCATCCGCCATGGCAGCATCGCAGTGCGCCTGCACCTGCTCCATGGTCAAGCCGGCATGCACCGGCGCAGTGTCATCATCGGACCCTGTCTCCATTGTGGGGTCGTCGTCGGAGACCTCGGGGGAGCTGGCCGGCATGCCGGCCTCAATCCGCCTGTCACGGCGGCACTGTCAGGTGACCACAAGGGCGGCAACCCCGTGCTTCATCTCCGTCGACAGGCTCTCCCACGGATCGTTCCCTCTCGCGTTCATGGTGGATGTGGTGCAATGGAGGAGGATGTGGAGCGGATGTATTGTGGTGTGGAGTTTAGCCGGGTGTGGCCGCGGTTAAATAGCggattccggtgaggccaagcgtctaGGTGCGTCAATGCGCGGCAGCTGGCGTCGGACGGGAACGCACATGGACGAAGGAGGAGGGTTTTTAATGGGCCAGGGTAGACATGAGCAcgcgtggcagcggtccggacgcccgcaacccccccccccccccccccccccttgtaTGGATTGCGGGAAAAAGCACGTCCGGACTGGCCTACAGACTGATACATGATCGAATTGGTTGGCAAAACACGTCTGGTCCGAACGTATGCGGACGGTTTGAGGGTCGCGTTGGAGATACCATTACTCGGTAACAAATAAACTCCTATAACAGACCTTTTCTGCGAAATGGCCAAAAGCACCTCTGGCTAATAAGGACTCAAAAAATAATTACTCCCTTTGTTTCATAATTTTTGTCGTGGttttagttttaaaatttgaactaaaaccacgacaagaGTTATATAGCGTCTCACAAAGAAACGCATATACTCACTCACCAGAAAATGTCTATATACTGACTCACAGAAAATGTATATATACTCACCACGAAAGAAAATACCCATTGTGAAAAAAGAAGGTATATACCcttttagtttctaagtactccTACTCTCCTAGTATATACCTCATCTCAAAGTAGTACAAATACAGCACAATTCGCTTTTTGTGGGCTAAGGCGCCTGACAGACAAAAATATAGTATAACATTGTACCCTCGTTGGTTGCAAGTAATCCCACTAAAAAGCATTAGTATATGTTCAAAGTTTCAGACCCAGTGGTATCTAAAAAAAAGCTACTTATACTTCTCTCGACGGAACATATACTGTATGGAAGGCGGAAAACGTGAACTGAGCAGTACAAAACGTGGATAACATTCAAGCGTTTCTGATTTCTAGGGAGTAGGTATGCACTCGTAGCAATTAGTTAGATTATTTATTAATTTGCATCATAgttttcactctattgaatactagATGATACTTGGCATGTTGTTGTGAAAATGTGTTGCAATATATTCAAAGTGTTGCATTTAACATGAAAATTTTGAGTAATAATATAAGAACTAAAACTGACAttcatatgatttattgtgtttgATTATTGTATAATATAAATATCATAATAGAATGAAATGGCATGCATGTTTTCATGTTGAGGTGTTCTTTATAGATAGTTGTACATGTTGAGGTGGTTTTTTTATAAGCAGTTGTACGTTGAGGTGGATCTTTTTCCATTCATGTTGAGATAAATATATTAGTGGAGCTAGCTATTTAAATACAGAAGATAGTCATCCCGTCCAGCACATTCACTAACGACGGGAGTACACACTCCTAGGAGTATAAAAGAGGAGTCTTACAACCGGGTGTGTTTACACTCACAACTCATATATTGTCATGTGATATTATACATACTACTCcttccgtaaagaaatataagagtgtttaatATGTTCATATACCATATATAGGATACTTTATTAAAGTGAGCTATATCATATATCTAAGATACTCCAAGTGAGCTATATGAAGAAAAAAAATATAAGAGAGCCCATAATTTTTACTATATTGATAAAATACATACACATTTGTACTTACAAAGAATATGTATATACAAGCACCCATTAAGACCTTGTTCTACAATAAAGaaaaagttactctactatcaaTTCCGAACTACAAAAACCCAGCAAACCGAACACCAAAATAGATCAAAAAAATGCACAAACCGGTGCCATCTTCTCGATCTTGCCCCCCCCCCTTCTCCTCCATGACCGAACATCACCTTCCCGAGCTCCAACCGAGTCGTCGGTCGTCGCCGCCACCCTGGACCAGTCAGTGCCCACCCCGCGACCTTCCTTCAGCGAAGCCGCAATGGTGGACCGCCTACCCCCGGGTCACCACGCGGCGCTGGGACACCCCGACCCCGGCGCTGTGACGCTTGAGAGCAACCAAGTGAAAGTCATTTATATTAAGTGGGTTGATGCCAAAACAACAGTTCACATCACTATTAATGTCCTCGCTAGAAACATAATAATAAGAATACATTAAGAATGGATTAACCGTGTGATGAGAAGAATTATAGACATGATTGATTGTTATTGTAATTTGTATCAACGTTGGAAAAACTAAAAATAACCCTATTTATTCATTAATGACACATGAAATATATTCAACAGTTGCCAGATTATCATCATATTCCACTGGAACATTTTCTCACTAAATCACTAATCAAAACTTACTGTTAGTTTAATTTTGATTAGAGAGACTTGCAAAATTACACAATGGCTAGCAAGAACATCGGCTAATTTAATAACCAACATTTACATAAAGCAACAACATAATGTAATTCAATATATTTTTCGAACCATGCAGGGGAACTGTGTGTGATATTATCATCGAGCAAACATTAAACTTCACATTCACATGAAGATGTCATTAACAATAATCGTCCAAAAAATAATAAAACTATCCAAGTAAAAAAAAGTTGAACATCAAAATCACATGAGGATTCACAAATAGAAATATTTGGTGAATTTTAACTGCCAAATAAACAAAAACATTCCCAAATATCATGTAATGACCATGATCATGATAATACATATCGCATAAAATGTTTTAATCAAAATTCTTATAGTATTTAGAGAATCAACCATAATTTTATCAAAGATATGTTATGCCATTATACTTATTATACAACACATTAAGGAACATAAAAATGTATCAACATAAATCTTTAGTTTTGCTAATGAGGCATATATTGGCCAACATAAAATGTATCGATCATGTGCATATGTTGTGCCACATGGTGCGGTGTGCAAAAGCGAAAGTCATGGAAAAGAACTGGTGTGCTATGAAAAATCTGACATAAACACGAAATGGTTTATTGGTTTACAACAACACGGCATGCATGGACGGGCAGATGACAGACGCACACACAACATACGGCCATGTCAATGGCCACGGACACCAAGGACGACCGCCGGCCAAACCATGTCCGGCGATTAAATCACAGAGAAAAAAGTAAAGATGGAACTGAGCAAAGCCACGGTAATAGTCTTCCTTCCGCCCAAATGCCCTGGATCTCTTCCTGAGTTCTTCCTGCAGCACGGTTGATGGATCCTGGCGGCTAGAACTTGTTGCTGTACCAGAAGATCCCCTTGCTGTCCTCGCGCACGATGTACAGGCACTCCTTGGCCTCGCGCCATGTGGCCTTGGCGAGAGGGGTGCGGTCGATCTGATAGTACTCGCCGAGGATGGGCTTGATCGCCTTggtggcctccatggcgtggtaGTGCGGTATATTGGAGAATAGGTGGTGCAAGATGTGCGTGTCCGTGATGTTGTGGAACACGCGGTTGAGGATGCCGTAGTCGCGGTCCATGGTGGCGAGCGCCCCGCGCAACCAGTCCCACTCCGTCGAGTCGTAGTGCGGCAGCGCCGGGTGGGTGTGGTGCAGGTAGGTGACCAGGACCAGCCACGCGTTCACGATCATCAGCGGCGCGCCGTAGACCCGCATCATCCACCAGAACCCGAACGTCGACACGAAATTCAACATGGCGAACGACGCGGCCAGCACGCCGACGTCTGAGATGAAAATCTGGGCGCGCTCCCGGTCGTTGTAGATCGGGCTGTAGGGGTCGAAATGGCAGGCGAAGCGCGGGTACGGGCGGCCCCAGGTGTTGAGCGACAGGTACATGTACCACCCAAGGGTGAGCTGCACCATGATGAGCACCACACGGACGACGGGGTTGTCGTGGATATAGGGGGTGTACCACGGCAGCGCCTCCTTCGGCCTTGGGACGAACACCTCGTCGCGCTCCAGCGATCCGGTGTTGgagtggtggcggcggtggctgTGCTTCCGCGAGAAGTAGGGGACGAGGAGCCATGAGTGGAGCACCAGGCCGACGATATCGTCGATCACCCAGACGCCGAACATGACGCAGCCCTGGGCCACCCAGTAGAGCGGCCAGGCGCCCAGCTGAAGCATGCTCGGGAGGGCTGGGATCCAGACCAGCGCGGCGTACAGGAGCGCCGCGACGATGACGAGGTCATGGACCAAGTAGGAGGACGACTTGACCAGGGAGCGCTGGAAGCAGTGAGGCGGGATTGCCATCTTGATCTGGCCCAGCGTAAACGGCGGCTTGTCCGTCGGTGAGCGCTGGAAGGCCGCGCCGACGCCCGTGCGGCCGAGCAGTTCCTGCTTCTCCCGCTCCTTCTCCGTCATCCTGCCTCCGGCACCCATGATGCTActgacaacaacaacaagaacaacCACGGGTGATCAGACAGTGTCTATGAGGGTATATATATCGTTCATTTCAAGAACGATGATATATTGTGCCTTGTGTGCATATATGTTTGTTATAAATGAGGCTGCGCTATATCTGTCTTGCCACAAAAATAAGGAGTGTCTGTTTGACACTCAACAGGAATTCAATTGAGCTTCAGTCAAAGTTGCACCACAGACATTGTCAAAATAAAGAGTGTGTGTTGACGGGACCGGCTATAGCCCATGCGACTGAATTTTATTTTAGGTTCAGTCACTTTTTTTCTGTACCACCCCACGTATTCATCTCAAAGTATGCATATATAAACAAGACTTAAAGTGGCTAAGCTAGCTCACATCAGATACGCTTCACATTGTAGCCGATGCCTCATCTCCAATTGACACATGTACGCAAATTACGTGGGGATGTCTTACAACTACAATGGTCAATTTCACTTCCAAAAATATCTCGCCCCGGGTCCCACGCTCACCGCCTCTCGGTTTCTTTCTCTTCCCGCCGCACCTTCCTCTCCCCTATCCCGTTTCGATTTTCATTCAAAAATTTCCCAGCCCTGCACCTTCCTCTTCCCTATCCCATTTCGATTTTCACCCAAAAAATTTCCAGCATTGTCGCACCTCCTCCCCTCCACTTCATCCTCACCGTGTCGCCTCTCCTCCTCTACCTTCGTCTACAGTGCGGCCCTCGAGAGTACCTCC containing:
- the LOC125512434 gene encoding fatty acid desaturase DES2-like, translated to MGAGGRMTEKEREKQELLGRTGVGAAFQRSPTDKPPFTLGQIKMAIPPHCFQRSLVKSSSYLVHDLVIVAALLYAALVWIPALPSMLQLGAWPLYWVAQGCVMFGVWVIDDIVGLVLHSWLLVPYFSRKHSHRRHHSNTGSLERDEVFVPRPKEALPWYTPYIHDNPVVRVVLIMVQLTLGWYMYLSLNTWGRPYPRFACHFDPYSPIYNDRERAQIFISDVGVLAASFAMLNFVSTFGFWWMMRVYGAPLMIVNAWLVLVTYLHHTHPALPHYDSTEWDWLRGALATMDRDYGILNRVFHNITDTHILHHLFSNIPHYHAMEATKAIKPILGEYYQIDRTPLAKATWREAKECLYIVREDSKGIFWYSNKF